The genomic DNA CCGTATCAGTTTACTATAAAGTTTCAACGGCTTAAACAACTATTGATGTATTAGGGTTCTCTATCAGATTAAAAAGGGAAATCTGTTTCTTTTTAATAATGTCACGGTTAAAGTTAAATAGAGTGTATAGTTCTATATCATCTAATTTTAAATAAAGTTTCAGGAAAGGGGAAGTATAATGAGTTCAAATAAATTTACAGACGCGTTTTCTCTGCGTTCAATAATTTCCCTGCTGACTTTAATAGCGTTCATCGGCCTGTTAATCTGGTTGAGTTTTAATGTCAATGTCCCGGAACCCGAGGTCCTGAAAGAGATAATTCAAGGATACGGCTGGGCCGGGTGGCTGATTTTCATCGTTATTACAGCCCTGATTGCGATAACTCCAATTCCTGTCACCATACCAGCGTTCGTCGCAGGGTCACTATACGGCGTCATAGCCGGCAGTCTGTTTTCTTTTGTGGGCGTATTAGCCGGTTCCTGGATCGGATACTGGTTGGCCCGGTTTACCGGTCAGGATCTGACATTCAAAATCCTTGGCCGTCACGGTCCGACTGTTAAAGAGTTTCTCGGGAATGCAGGTTTTCTGACAATGTGTACAGCCAGACTGATGCCGGGTCTGCCATACTGGCCGGTCAATTACGGTGCAGGTGCCCTCGGTGTCAGTCAGCATACCTTTTTATCAGCAACATTTGTTGCTTCTATACCGGGACAGGTATCGCTCGTTGCCCTTGGCGCTTTCGCAGTCAATCAGTCGATCTTTAACGGAATTATACTTATCACTTCCTGGATTACGGTGCTCGTATCCACCATCGTCTCATACCGTTATTGGCGAAACACACATAAGAGAAATCAGTAATTATGTATGACAGCAATCTGGTTTATTTTCACTTATTTCGCATAGAAAGACATCGTAATAAAATAATCATTCATTCTTACTCCGATTAT from Jeotgalicoccus saudimassiliensis includes the following:
- a CDS encoding TVP38/TMEM64 family protein — translated: MSSNKFTDAFSLRSIISLLTLIAFIGLLIWLSFNVNVPEPEVLKEIIQGYGWAGWLIFIVITALIAITPIPVTIPAFVAGSLYGVIAGSLFSFVGVLAGSWIGYWLARFTGQDLTFKILGRHGPTVKEFLGNAGFLTMCTARLMPGLPYWPVNYGAGALGVSQHTFLSATFVASIPGQVSLVALGAFAVNQSIFNGIILITSWITVLVSTIVSYRYWRNTHKRNQ